The sequence TGCTCAGGGTCTCAGCAGAGGCCCCTGGGGCACCTCACCGAGTGCCTGGCAGGAGTGGGTGCCCCTGTCTCAGGGCTGGGTTGGGTTGCTCCCACCAAGATCCTTCATCGTCTGCACAGTGAGGGGACTGGGAGGTTCAGAGAGTCACAGCTTGGGCTCAAAACAAGCGACAGGTTTCTGAGTGTGAGGATTGTTCTGGAGTGGAATGGTCCTCACACGTAGGAGTGAGCCTCCTGTAGCTAGAGGTATTTAAGCAGCTGAAGGACAATCCCTAGGCAGGAAGTTGCAGAGATGGTCGCAGCGTGGACTAGAACTGCTGTTTTGGTCACTCAGACCTCACAGCCTGGCTTCTCTGGACAGCACCCCTGCAATAATGAGCTGGCAACTTTATGCCTTGGAACCTcggtttccacatctgtaaaatgggaataatatgaATGACTCAAAAGGAAAATGCAAGTTGAGTCTACCATagaacctggcacatagtaggtgctcagctAGTCCAGGGTCCTTCAGCCTCAGTGTTCCTGGCCCACCCACAATGCCATTCAGCCATCTCCTCTTCAGGCAACTTGGGGGAAATTGGAGTGAAACCAGCGAGCAATGCAGAGATGCTTTTTTCCTTCCTGCCCCTCATAGTAAAGAAGATgctaatgataataaaataacaatagcaaGCATTTATATGACACTCAGTATGTGTCAGACACCCTGTTGGCACATAGCACACactatctcacttaatcctttaGGTAGGGACAAGTTATCCCCATTCCTTgtatgaggaagctgaggcacagagaggtgaagcaaatggcccagggtcacacagctgggaagacAGGGAACTAAACTGGAGCTCTAGTCTGGCTGTCCCCAGACCTCACACTGCACCTCCCATGCCTGACTCCAGCCTTCCCTGCGCCCACAGGCTCTTTAAGGGTCACCCTGAGACTCTGGAGAAGTTTGACAAGTTCAAGCACCTGAAGTCAGAGGACGAGATGAAGGCGTCTGAGGACCTAAAGAAGCATGGCGTCACCGTGCTCACTGCCCTGGGCGGCATCCTTAAGAAGAAGGGGCATCACGAGGCGGAGATTAAGCCCCTGGCGCAGTCGCATGCCACCAAGCACAAGATCCCTGTGAAGTACCTGGAGGtaggaggcagagcctgggcaGGTGGGAGGATGTGGGGAAGGCCTCGGGGTGGGACAATGGGATCTGGGCTCGAGTCTCAGCTCAGCCACTAACTTGTGGGATGTCCTATGCCACtcctctctgtgccccaggcttCTCATTTGTCAAGGGGACTGCCACCCACTTTGCCTTCCTCCTGGGATCGTTGAGAATGAACACctttagcatttttaatttaGCATGCCAAATTCACATCTTATTACcaaagaggaaggggagaggggataTTGGGTGCAAAATTGGCATCCTCTCCATGGGTAGGTACCATTATCATATCCATTcgatagatggggaaactgaggcacacagaggttaAGCAGCTTGTCCATGGTCACAGAGGTGGATAAcagcagagccaagattcaaatgCAGGTCTCCATTACTACAGAACCCCAGCCCCTGTGCCACTGGGAGTCTGGTACATGCAGGACTTACGTGGCAGGAGCTCAGCAACTGGGGCTCAATTTGGGGTGGGGTGGAACCCTACTGGTTCCAGCATCTTCACAGATGGAGAGACAAGACCTTGGTTTCCAGCACAAGCAATGGGTTTGAACCTCCTGAGATGGGTTGGAAAGTTGGGTGGATCAGGGTTGGGGGCAGGAGCCTGGGCTTCAGGTTGTGTGTCTATAACTGGTGGGAGGAGGCAatctggggagaggagggagctgGGGATGAAGGACTACAGGGACAGATGCATGCCCCGAAGGTAGAAACAGCAGGAAGTCTGGTGCAGCAATGGGATGGGCCACAGTGAGCATTTGCTGCCATGCCTAGCACATGGTATCCATCCTCCAAGTTGCCTCATGGCCAAAACAGCTGCAAGAGCTCCAGTCACCTCTTCTATATCCCCGactggaaggaggagaaagagaggaatgcTCTCTTTTGAGGAGTTTAAGGAGTCCCAGAAATCTCATCCAACAATTTTATTTACATCTCATTGGCTGGAAGTTAGTTCTGGAGCCACCCTGTCTGCATGGGAAGCTAGGAAAGGTGGTCTATTACCCCTCCAAATACAACTAGTGTTCTGTTACCAAGGAAGAAGGGGAAATGGATATTGTGGAGGTAATTAGCAGTCTCTGCCCCAGGCACGTACCCTtctcatccccattttactgGTTTGGAAACTGAGAGCTCAGAGGggttaagtagcttgcccaaggtcacacagctaataagccAGGAGGTACAGTCAGATCTATGGTACTCTGGAACCAGGCTCCGAATCCACTGTGGCACAATATCACCTCTTGCTTGacaaccaccaccacccctcTTTAGCCTCAACCCTTGCACCCCACCCCGCAATTGTGCAGAGTCCTGCCTGCCCAGCCGCTCCACATCACCAGCCTGAACAGACAGCCCTGCACGTGAGGCCATCCCTGCCTCCCCATCTTCTCTCTGCAAATCCCTGTTCATCCACTAAGGCCCAGTGTGAAGCCATCTCCCCTACTTGGGCCCCAGGCCCACGAGGCCCTTAGCTTCTCCATCTGCCAGCGCCTCTCTGCACCGTGGTACTTTATCCTCATCCCCGGCCATAGCACTGCCAGGCTGTGTTATAATTTGTCTCTTTGCCCAGTGGTCTCCCAGCAGGCACTCAGCTCCCGAGGGGCTACCATTTCTGTGCCCCAGTGGCATGTGGTTGGTTCACCATACACTTccaatgagtgagttctctctcTCGAGAGGAAGAAGCTGAGTCTTGGATAGAAAAAACCATGCAGCCAAGATATCACAACCAGTTGGCCGCTAGAACCCAGGTCTCCCTAGAACATGCTTAATCTGATGCATAACCTCTGCAAAAAATTAAGGCAGAGCCCAGGCGTCTGCTCGTCCCCCTCACGGTGGGCCGTCCTTCTGCGCTGTTCATAAGGCAGCCTCCACCTCACCGGTGGACAGATCGTCTCTCTGAGGGACTGAGGGGCTGCACAGGGTGGTGGGTGCCGAgagaattttcatttctcaatTATGCAGTGGCCCCATTCCACTGTTTGCTAGATATGAGTGGCTCTGCATGGACTCTAGAAAGTCTGAGCTGGGGGTCCAACCAGGTCATCTGGGTGGGTGAAGTCACACATGGGGTCGGGGCATAGGTGGCCCTGGAACTTGGTTCTCTCAAGTTCTCTAAGGACAGGGCTTGCTCCATGACACCCCGAGCCCCCACTTTGTTTTGTGGCGTTCATGAAATGGAAGGTGAAGTTAAGCGTCCACCTCGATGCCTGAGTGGAGGTGTTTGTGGAGCTGTTCCTCTTTCCAAGCGGAGGGGCTTACGGGGTGTTGATGCTTCTTGAGGCCTCTCTTTGCATGTCCCCCCCCGCGACTATCCCTGCTTTATGTCACTTGCACCCTGGGGCCCTGAGAAAACGAGAAACCCAGCCTTGGTTCAGCCACTGCCTCCATTCCCAGCTTTGGCAGTGACCTGCCCACAGCCTCCTGGGCACAAATCCATCTCTGCTCTCCGCTTCCTGTGTGACCTCCGTCTGGCCACTtgtctcctctgtaaaatgacaCTCCTTGGTGCACCAGCCAGGGCTGCGGTTGGGATCAAATCTGGTTAACTGTTGAGAAAGCACAGCCGCATTTTACATCCACCAGTCTTTCCGTCCCTAAAGCAGCCCCATGCTACATCTCCGTTTTCCCATGCCCATCTCCGTTATCCAGGCGATGAGACCGCAGGTACTAAAGCAAATGGCAATGCTGAGGCTGATAGCAGACATTCTCCATCCTGGGAGCCAGCCATGGGTCTCAGGCctgtcctcttcctctctctactTCCCTCCCACCAGTGTTTCTGCGCTTGGTACAAAAAATAGGAGGCTGTGCTCCCAAAATAAGGGCTTTAAAACAATAACCGTATCAAGTCATTAAGTATGCAAAaattgcacacacacaaatagaaataGTTCCTTTCTAGACTTTCTGATTGCAAAATCCTGAATACAATAATGAAATCTGAGCATTTCCCTTCTTTTCTGCTGCCCCCATGCGGGTGGTGCCCTGAGCTCTCACCTGACTTCAGTGGAATCCACATCCTGATGGAGTGGAGGGGGCTGTGGGTAAGAGCGTGGGCTCCGGAGCCAGCCCTCCTGGGTCCAAATGCCCCTTCCATTCAAcctcctcttgcctcagtttctgcatctctAAATCGAGGGCAGTGGTAGTATCTATCCCACAGTGGCTGTGGGGATCAAAGGGGTTCATCCATGGAGATCACACAGACTCTCACCCGGTGCCTACAAAGTGCTCAATACACGGTCCTGGAATAAAGAGAAGGTGGGAGGAGACCTGGCCCCCATCTGGCTCCTGGTTTGTCCCACCCAGGTGACCACCTTCTCTCTTCACCCTCCCTGCAGTTGATCTCGGAATCCATCATCCAAGTTCTGCAGAGCAAGCATCCCGGGGACTTCGGTGCCGACGCCCAGGGGGCCATGAACAAGGCCCTGGAGCTGTTCCGGAACGACATGGCCGCCAAGTACAAAGAGCTGGGCTTCCAGGGTTAGGcccctgctgcccccaccccacccacctggGCCCCGGGTCCAAGAGAGGGCGGGGATCTGAGCTCGTGTAGCCGTGTAGAGTTTGCTTCTGAGTGTCTGCTTTGTTTAGTAGAGGTGGGCAGGAGCAGctgaggggctggggctggggtgttGAAGTTGGCTTCGCATGCCCAGCCATGGGCCTCCCTGTGGAGTGTCATCACCCTGGGAACCAGGAGTGGCCCTTGGCTCACTGTGTTCTTCATGGTTTGGGTCGGAGTTCATCGTCCTTTCTTCTAAATCCCAACCTAACTTCTTCCAACCTCCAAACTGGCTGTAACTACCCCAAATCCAAGCCATTAAGTACCCCTGACAGTAGCAGTTTTCTGATTCATCACTGGCCCCTTGAAGACAGCAGAATGTCCCTTTGCAATGAGGAGGAGATCTGGGCTGGGCGGAGCAGCTGGGGAAGCGTTTGAGTATCTGGAACATGTGTGTGCCTTCTCAGGTATGGCAGTGACTCACCTGGTTTTAATAAAACACCCTGCAACATCTCAGTCTCTGCCTGGCATTTTTCATCTCCTAGAGTAAATGACGCCCCCACCAGCACCAGCATCAAGGAAGAAATGGGGGGAAGGCAGACCCTGGTTTGTGTGTGCAGAGAGCCtcagggaagaggagaaggggaggaggagaagcaggagggTGAGAGGGACAGGAACCCACCCTCCTTAGGCCACCACTCAGAGGCAGGCCCACTGCAGGGCATGGGGAAATGGAGGGGACAGCCTTGGCCCCAGCCTTGGGAGCGTCTTCTCTTTGGCGGAGTGGGGAGGCAGTGAACAGACCTCTGCAATACAAGGAGAGAGTGACAGGTGCGCCGGGCTGTGGGAACCCAGAGGAGAGGGGACAGGATGAGGGAACAGATCGTCATTATGGCTGCAACACCTTCAGTAACATGGGAAGGTCACCcggctagtaagtggtagagctgggactCAAACTACGGCCTGGAAGGCAGCAGGgactccagccagggagacagcAAGGCGGCCAGCCAGTGGCAGCTGCTGACCTTCTGGTCACAGAGAAAGGACAGACACATGGGGAATAATTTACAAACACAGGCCAGGAGACAAAATCCATATCCGCAAAGGCAGAGTGCACGGGCAGAATATGTAAGTATCGCTGCAAGAGCCAAGAATAAAATGTTGGCATCTAATTGTGGCAGCCAGGAAGCAAGCTGCAGCAGAGGGTGAAGAAAGGGGCCTGGAAAAGGGCCTGCTGGGCTGGACCGGCCCAGGTGCCCAAGCCATGAGGGCCTAGAATGACACCACGACTCTGGGCATCATCTCTGGGAAGCCCCAAGTCCTGGGCACCATAAATCTCCAGTAGCTCCCAGAACAAGGGACCTTGAGCCCCCACGCCCTTGAGCATCTCTCGCGGGGTCcagccctccccctcccccatgaTAATCGTGACCTCACTGTCCCAAACCTCAGACTAAGCGCAGGCTCACGGCTGCTGGGCAGAGCAGTGCTCCTCTGCTGGATGTGGACACGTCCCAAATCTTAGCACACTTATTTATCAGGCTGTGCACACTTATTTATCAGGCTGTGGCACTAGACAACCGCATTAAAGGGGTACCTTCTTCCTTTCTGCGCCAGGCTTTGGGAATTCGTATCCTCTGTGAAGAGGTGGGAGACAAAGCAGAGGAGTCCAGGGTGAGGGAAGCTTTTTGATATTGGAGCCTGGAGAAAAATTCCACGTACTTAGAGAGTAATTCAATTGAACACTCAGGCAATGAGCAGTTCTGTAGAGGATTCGTGTGCAGGATTTAAAGTTGAATAAACTGGGTCCCTGTCCGCAAGCCATTGACAATCTAGTCAGGGAGACAGATGTGTTCTGATAATTAAATCAGGGCAGAACACCATTAGGGATGCAGAGATGCACTCGTTATTTGTTATTCATTCAGCATCCATTCAACACATGTGTGCTAAGcacagcaattttttaaaaaaaaaattcccagtttATGTGCACCTTGGATGCACACGATGCAacttattctgtgtgtgtgtatgtgtgtgcctgtgactCAAGGGGACTTGTGTTTTGAATCTTCATTGTGCCTGAGTGGCAGATACTTAACCTctgtttatttgagatttttctgtgGTTTTGGGCTTATTCCAAGGGGCTTATGTGTGCCAAGTTGTGGTGTGCGTGCATGGGGAGGTGGCAATCTGGTGGCTGCTGTCATCTGTCCCCAGGAGTGACCTCCGCACTGCTGCACCCACCTGGTCCTCAGTCATTGTTCCTTATCAGATCCTCTGCATAGGAAACTGTGACCCCTTTTGCCCGGGACCACTTCCTCCCTGAAACACTCTTGCCCCATGAAGGCTCTGCCTGGAATGTGAAGCACGGATTTTCTCTGGGCTCAGACCCCGCAGACCtgtctgagctttttttttttttttttttttttttttttttttttgcctcctctAGGACTTGGCAGGGCTTGTGCAAGGCGGCTCTGTACAGTTGTATGGGTTGTGCACTCCACATGAGTGCCTGGACGAAGGGAGTAATAGGAGCCGCATGCGAACTGTGCTCCAGTTACCAAGCTGTGCACCCAGAGGGGATGCCTTGTCCTAACCCAGCAAGGTGCTTTATGAGCAGGGACAGAGCCTCTTTCTCTGAGAACCATCTGCAATCTGGCTGTTTTCTCCGCAGTTCTCTTCTTTACGACAGTTTCAGAAAAGTGATTCTCTAGACTGGAATGCAGAAAAGTCTCATGATTTCCTCCAAGTCTTTTGTCCTTTCTGTATATTCCTTCTGGTTCTCTCCAAGTCTAAGCTTTCGACGCTGCGAATCCAGGCAAGAGACATGAGGTTTTTTGTTCTCAGCTGTCACATCCTTCCCTGAGGCTTGGGGACAGAAATACTTTGTTGTCTGAAGAAAAGGTAAGGgcaaaaggaataaaggaaatcctgggggaaaaataaaggttagcattttaaaaatatctggctgggcgcggtgactcacgcctgcaatcccagcactttgggaggccaaggcaggcggatcacctaaggtcaggagttcaagaccagcctgaccaacatgatgaaaccccatctctactaaaaatacaaaattagccaagcaaggtagcacatgcctgtaatcccagctactcagcaggctgaggcagaagaatcgcttgaacctggaaggcagaggttgcagtgaactgagatcgtaccactgcactccagtctgggcaacaagagtgaaacttggctaggtgcagtggctcacacctgtaattccagcactttgggaggccgaggcaggcagatcacgagtcaggagttcgagaacagcctgcccaatatggtaaaaccccatctctactaaaaatacaaaaaaaattgccgggcgtggtggtgcgtgcctgtagtcccagttactcaggaggctgaggcaggagaattgcttgaacccggcaggcggaggttgcggtgagctgagatcacgtcattgcactccagcctgggtgacagagtgacactcaatctcaaaaaaaaaaaaaaaaaaaaaaaaaaagagtgaaactccgtctcgaaaataaataaataaataaaataaaaaatatcctaCTGCTGTGGCATTTATTCTGTGTTAATTTAAccagtatttattaagcatctaccaTGTACCAGGCCCCAGACCGAGACTTAGGGTCACAACCGTGGGTAAGGCAGACATGGTCTCTGCTCTCATGAGGCTTCCACAGTGTGGGGATGAAGGGGAAAGTAGCCCATGCTGGGCCTCGGGGACAATAAAGGATTTTGATGAGcagagaagggggaagagggccgggcatggtgacctatgcctgtaatccagcactttgggaaaccgaggcaggtaagtcacttgagctcaggagtttgagaaccacctggacaacatggcgaaaccctgtctctacaaagaaatagaaaaaataactgagcttggtggtacacgcctgtagtcccagctgcttgagaggctgaggtgggaggatctcctgtgCCCAGGGAGGTCGatgctgcactgagctgtgactgtgccattgcactgcagtctgggcaacagagtgaggctctgtctcaagaaaagaaaaaaaaaaaagaagtaggaagAGAGTTTCAGGTGTAGGAATTGCCTAAGGAGTGACTTTCCAAATTCACTCAGTGGTACATTCACACTTGCATTGATCAAATATTTCCTGAGGCCTGCAGGGTGCCGGGCACTGAGCTAGGCTCTGGGGTGCCACGGTGAAGCAGacaggccctgcccctgcctcggGGAGCTGACGAGGCACAGGGCTCTGAGAGTATGAAGATGAGGTGTGGGAGTGATGGCGGGCCCGGTCATGGTGGATGAAACTCAGAGAGTCCGCTGGCACATgagtcagggttttccagagaaacagaaccagcgGGAAGCGTCTACATAAATGTTCTTGTTGCATTTTCTAcattcactcttttttatttatttattatttttttttgagatggagtctcgctctgtcaccctggctggagtgcagcagcacaatctcggctcactgcaatctccgtctcttaggttcaagcgattctcatgcctcagcctcccgagtagctgggattacaggcatgtgccatcacgcctggctaatttttgtatttttagtaaagacggggttttgccatgttcgccaggctggtctggaactcctagcctcaggtgatccacctgccttggcctcccaaagtgctgggagccatgGAACCAGGGCCCTACTGGGATACCATACTGCTATAACATGTGGATGTGGACATGGATATACAAGCATGTTGTAAACTGTaaagtattttagaaattaattgATTCAGGAGGTCCCAGTAGGATCCTGGTTCTGAACATCTGATTCCATGTGCGTGTGTCTCTGGGctcacactgtgtgtgtgtgtgtgttgacgTGTGTGAGTCTGAGGGTATCAACGTCTGTCTGACTCTCCTGCTGTCAGGTCTGATCTCAGCTTCTAGCCACGTTACCTGCCGCTTTGGAATCCACAAGAGTCACCCCCAGGACAGCCCAGGTAACTCCTTTAAAATCTGGCCCTCCTGACTTTGCCTGGTATTGCAGCTTTCCGGGTGGAGCCTGGAGAAGTTGGAGTGAATGTAAAAGAAACCAGCGCTTGGGCAATATCTGGGGAGCAGAAGTGAGAAACTGTGAAGAGGTGTGTGGGGATGACTCACCGGAGCCCTCAACGTGGCCAGCGAGCCGCTAGCTGAGCAGAGCTGGCGTGTCAGGTGACAGCAAAACAATGAGGGACAGGCTTGATAcggtatacacacatacacacacatgcaaatacacacacacacacatgcacgtaaatacacacataaacaaacacatgtacacacatgcaaatacacatacacacatgcaaatacacatgcacaaacacatgtacacacacatgcaaatacacagacacacgtacacaaacacatgtacacacatgcaaatatacagacacacactcatacacatacacacatataaatacacagagacatgcacatacacaagcacgtgtacacacatatgcaaatacacacagacacacacatacaaatacacacagacacaaccacatacacacacatgcacactcacatgtacacacacatgcacacatatgtaacacacatacacacatgcacagccacacacatatacacacaaatgtacacacacatgcacacatacatatgcacaatTCTCACACTCATGTACACAcagcacacatatacatgcatatacacacacatccgcacacacactctcacacacacccgCACTCACATATatacactcacacagacacacatacacgctcacatacacactctcacacactctcacacaaatgcacacacatacacacatacacactctcacacaaatgcacacacatacacacacatacatacacctgcacatggacacatacataacacacatacaaatacacacatacacacaaacacacacatatacacacaaagacacatgtacacacaatacatgcacacatatacatgtgcacaAGTCTCACACATGTACACGtgacatacatatacatgcatatacacaaacctgtgcacacatacatacactctcacacacacactctcacataaacacacacacatgcacacacactctcacatacacatacatacatgcacacactctcacatacacacattgcACACataacacatgtacacacacaaatacaatcacacacacatgcccatacacaaacatacatgtacacaaacacactcacatgtacacaaacacacaaatacatgcacacatagaCAATtctcacacatgcatgcacacactcacacatgcacgcacacatgcacacacatttgtcattttattgGTAATGTAAATGGCatcttatatttctcttttatcgTGTGTTCTCTCTCACGTGCACACATGcgtacacacccacagacacacacacacacatattcactgTGTGCTCCCAGACAAGTGAAAGTGGTATCTTAACAAATAGCCACAAAACCTTCCCCTTCTACTGCCCTCCATCAATGCTGTTG comes from Macaca fascicularis isolate 582-1 chromosome 10, T2T-MFA8v1.1 and encodes:
- the MB gene encoding myoglobin; translation: MGLSDGEWQLVLNVWGKVEADIPSHGQEVLIRLFKGHPETLEKFDKFKHLKSEDEMKASEDLKKHGVTVLTALGGILKKKGHHEAEIKPLAQSHATKHKIPVKYLELISESIIQVLQSKHPGDFGADAQGAMNKALELFRNDMAAKYKELGFQG